GAAACGGGACTGAGTCCATTGTGTGTCTCACAACACTGAGTTGCCATGTCTGTCTGACATAAGCGCCTTTGCAAATTGTACAGCTTGCATTTCCTAACGTCAATTTCCTTACTCACGTtaacacagttttcttttctctttttacttcaGCTTCTACTTGTTTACTTGccatttttgctcatttttggacagagaaacacatcaataCATCCGACCCACCCTACGGTATTAATTATACAGTGATTCATTTTAACGcgtataatttaatttaaatgcttgattaatctgtttaatattttaacagataCAAAGACAGAAAGTAAAAGCCGATCTTGCAGGTAGGGGGACCGTTTGATGGTTGACATTACTTGTTTCTCTCTCGGTATATGGCAACCCATGGACCAGCTCTCCGCTGTCAGCCCGTCAAAACACAGACTCAAGTCTCCTATGTCACCCGCGGAAATGTCCAGAACCGAAAAGCTAAGAGCTTTGGTCAATGACCGACTGAAAGTGGCCGCTGAGGAAATATTCAGCCTTTTTGAAAAAACTATTAAAGAGTACGAGGAGGAAGTTTTCCATTCAaagcaggaggtggagcagcagcagcagcagcgaagCGTGGCCGCATGGAAAGGTAACCTCTAAACCTCCGACACAAATACTGACATAGTGTTTAGTAGAAACAAGACGCACTCCAGCCTCCAGTGTGACAATCCCTTCATACTAACCAGTTACACAGGAGAAAGTATATAGCGCCATTTTGCATCCGTGAAAGAGGGAGTGGGATGCAAAATGGCTGTCAGTGGCAAAGTGGCACTAAAAACCAAACTCCACGTGAGGAGGGTGACAAAGCCTTTTTACTTAAGTAGCCTATCTTCTACAGTTTGGAGAAGAATAAGGATTAATACAGTGGGGAAATGAAAGCTGAGGCTTTCCATGTAAGTCACCCACTGCTGATGGTGATGCATGTTTTTacaatttgcctttttttaattttcaaattaaaatgataaaccaGACTGGGTTCTGGTTCATCTTAGACATAtacttattattgttattgttattgagcagaataaaacaaatattccCATCAATCCACTCTCAGTAATCCACACTACCACAGTTAAAAAGCTGATATTGAGCAAGTTATTGAGTGATCTATCTGCATTCAGACCTTTAAGTCTATACTTAGACATAGAACTCCTTTAGCAGCCATTGCAGCTTTTGAGGCATCTTGATTTATATCTTCTGAATATTGGCTGGACCATCGAAGACCAGTCagcggtaaaaaaaaattgttttatatCCTTACCCTGCTATATGCCATGTCACAGTTTCATCATTGAGATCTTCTTTGGACTCCGATTTTGTCCTGGCTCAGGAATGTGTCTTTATAAACATTGTCCAATTTGTTTATTTCGACACACCTGGATTAGACCAATCAGTTCATGGCATCTAAGagataattaaaatgatttaagatGTTTGTGTCACAGCGGGATATCTGGATACTTCCACAAACTAcagtttttcacagttttacatttttaattaagttggcaaaaaaaataataaaaacatttatttatttatttcaaattaaatgcttTAAACAATGCTGAGAACATCATCACACCTGTACAGAAAATCTTTATGCTGTATGAACAAATGACACGACATAATAACCACAATTCTGATGTTGGTATATACTGACTGAGACACATTTCAGTACCCACATGTGTAgatctatttttatatatatgtgtttgtagGCAAAaccttcattattattatttgttgaagCTAAAACTATCATTTTCTGCTGTATGATATTTTCCAGCCCCTCTACAGCTCTTTGTCCAGGAAGTGGATATTCCTGCTGAGCAGGATCACTGTGAGAAGATGACTGATCTGTGTGAGGATGATAAAGATTTACCACACATTAAAGAAGAACCGGAAGTAGAACTGTGGACGATGGATGAGGCCGGTGAAAAGCAGGAGGAGGCCGAAATCAAAGACACCATGTTCAATATAATTTACGTGCAGAGAAGTGATGAGGATGGAAAACATTTACCTCAACAGAGTCAAATAGCTGATAATGAAGTGGGAGACCCCTTTTCCAGCTGCTCATTTCAACCAGTTAAAGAAGGCTTTGGTGCATCTGAGCCAAGCAACAAATGTCAGATGAGTGAAGTAAGTGACGATGAATCAAGAGACAGTGGTGGACGTCGATCATCTATGAACACGGAGAAACCACAGAAAACTGGGGAGACGTCAGACAGGCCGTACACCTGCAGCATTTGTAAAAAGAATTTCAGGATTAAATCTATTTTGACTCGTCACATGAAGACGCACACAGGCGAAAAACCCTACGGCTGTAGTGTTTGTGGTAAAAGCTTCATCCAGCGCTCCTATCTGCAAACGCACATGAACTCTCACTCTGGGCAGAAACCGTACACGTGTAGTTTTTGTGGCAGAGGGTTCACGCAGGTCGGAAACATGAATGCCCACATACGGATTCACAAAGGAGAAAAACCGCACGGCTGTACTGACTGTGGTAAGAGCTTCAGGGAGAAAGCCGACCTAATCAAGCACATGATAATTCACACCGGAGAGAAACCTTACAGCTGCACTGTGTGTGATATGAAATTCAGCGCTCAGTCTAATCTGACCCGTCACATGAAGGCTCACTCTGGGGAGAGGCCGTACAGCTGCACTGCCTGTGGGAAAAGATTCGTCCGACGTTCTCATTTAATCAGTCATATGAAGACTCACACAGGAGAGGACCCCCAGACTTGAGACATTATTGTATTAGCTCCATGATGTGTGTTTGATAATTTCCTCAGACATTAGATGTCACATTAGATGAACCATAATTTAACCAGATCTTTTATAAACCTTGCTATTGTAGAGTACGATGCTCATGAAGCTGTAAAAGTGcatatttttctaattattttttctaatctgttgaaatcaagtcaaataaggtacacaaataaacattttttatcaaACATTTTGCGTGTAGAAGGTCACAGGCAAACAAAATGAAGGTGCTTCTAAATAAAATCCAGAATCCATAACCCATCATGTTTTAtgtatgataataataattgtgtttattACATGCATTATAAAGAGGGGCCAGGTGAAAGTAAAGAAAGGTGCCCTTGCTGTTCAAAAGCAGTTGACTCACATTAACTTTCATTTGATATGGCTGTATTAAAGTTCATCTTAAAGAAAGATATGAGGTGAGAATTTCATGAAGAATTTCATGTAGAAGCTTGGCATGAAATCCTCCAGTCGTAGCAACTGAGCTGCTTTATTTGTGCTTCTTAGCAGAGACATAAGTGAATTATACACACAACAACCTGCCAGAGGACACAATCTTAGTAAAGTGCAATGCCAATATAAATAGTGTTACATAtgtttgtaaatatttaatcatttttaatgttcCCTCTGTGCTGTAgtaatattcagtttatgcTGTGATACGTGTATTAATTTTCCTGAGTGCTGTAGAGTTGTGCTTGTTTTTGCGTATTTTTCTttacagtgtgtatatatatatgtaaatttGCCATTATTTGAGGAGGAGACATTCAAAAGTTGAGTATGATAAAATCACATCAACGGTGCAACAAGGTTTCAAAAGTTGTAACTGCATCattacatgaatgaaaaaataccAGTGGCTTTTGTTATGTGCTACTCACAATTGACAAAGCTCTTCTGGTTGAAGAATGAACTAACTTATCCTAAGAATAT
The sequence above is drawn from the Mugil cephalus isolate CIBA_MC_2020 chromosome 3, CIBA_Mcephalus_1.1, whole genome shotgun sequence genome and encodes:
- the LOC125005547 gene encoding zinc finger protein 771-like — encoded protein: MDQLSAVSPSKHRLKSPMSPAEMSRTEKLRALVNDRLKVAAEEIFSLFEKTIKEYEEEVFHSKQEVEQQQQQRSVAAWKAPLQLFVQEVDIPAEQDHCEKMTDLCEDDKDLPHIKEEPEVELWTMDEAGEKQEEAEIKDTMFNIIYVQRSDEDGKHLPQQSQIADNEVGDPFSSCSFQPVKEGFGASEPSNKCQMSEVSDDESRDSGGRRSSMNTEKPQKTGETSDRPYTCSICKKNFRIKSILTRHMKTHTGEKPYGCSVCGKSFIQRSYLQTHMNSHSGQKPYTCSFCGRGFTQVGNMNAHIRIHKGEKPHGCTDCGKSFREKADLIKHMIIHTGEKPYSCTVCDMKFSAQSNLTRHMKAHSGERPYSCTACGKRFVRRSHLISHMKTHTGEDPQT